Within the Streptomyces sp. NBC_00353 genome, the region GAGGCCCCCGATGCTCGCGCAGACGCTCGACGACACGACGTTGGCCGACCTCGTCTCCGATGCCACCGCAGCACCGTCGATGCACAATGCCCAGCCCTGGCACTTCGACTACAAGCGATCCAGCCGCACTCTCGCCCTTCGGGCGGATTTCGACCGTGCCATGCCGGAGGCCGACCCCTCCACCCGCGCACTGCACGTGGGATGCGGCGCGGCCCTCCTGAACCTGCGAGTCTCAGCAGCCCACCAGGGCCTCTCCATGGAGACCACACTGCTGCCCGTCCCTTCGGACCAGGCACTCCTGGCGAGCAACCATCTGAGCGACTCCCCTCAAAAGCCCCGTGATGCCGCGCTCGTCGGGCTCCACCGCGCCATCCGGGACCGGCACACCAGCCGGTACCCATTCGACGCCCGGGCGATACCCGAGGACATCCGCCTGCTCCTCGCCGACGCGGCCCGCGCCGAAGGAGCGGACTTCTCGTTCCTGACCCCGACGCATCTGGAGACCGTGCTGGAACTGATCCGGGACGCCGAGGGATACGACCGAGGGGACCC harbors:
- a CDS encoding Acg family FMN-binding oxidoreductase — protein: MLAQTLDDTTLADLVSDATAAPSMHNAQPWHFDYKRSSRTLALRADFDRAMPEADPSTRALHVGCGAALLNLRVSAAHQGLSMETTLLPVPSDQALLASNHLSDSPQKPRDAALVGLHRAIRDRHTSRYPFDARAIPEDIRLLLADAARAEGADFSFLTPTHLETVLELIRDAEGYDRGDPAREAEQHHWTRDTQTEAPVDGVPDYAFGPCDTSGRATTRDFAGTAVLAGRARVPFESRPQLALLSTAGDRPVDWLRAGQALERVLLTATLHDVSTSFATQPLEWPDLRWILRDPVFGTGHAQMIIRMGYGPAGPRTPRRPWEQVLTIEP